The Geobacillus genomosp. 3 genome segment AATATGATATCGCTGCCGAGTACATTCATTTTGCCAAATTAACCAAAGCACAAAAGGGCGCATCGCTTATTTCACCTCCATATACCAATTTACGAGCCATTCTTTTCGATACTGTAATAATTTTAATACCCATTCTTTGTAAATTTTACTCATGACATTTTCTGAAACACCATCTAAAACAGTTGTGACTTGTTGCTCATTTATTTGACTGATACGATCAATTTCCTTCTTCATTTCTATTATCACAAACAATAATGGTCATGCAAAAACCCGAAGTCCCTTTTCGAACTTCGGGTTCTCCTTTCACACTTCCTCGCAATATTCGTCAAACAGCGCCTGCAGCTTTTGCACGACGGCGACCGGTTCGTGCCCTTCGATGTCGTGGCGGTGGAGCATGGCACACAGTTTTCCGTCTTTTAACAACGCGAACGACGGCGAGGACGGCGGCTCGCCGACAAAATACTCGCGCGCGCGGGCCGTTGCTTCTTTGTCTTGGCCGGCAAAGACGGTCACCAAATGGTCCGGGCGCTTGTCGTAGTGAACGGCGTGGGCCGCTGCGGGACGGGCGATGCCGCCGGCGCAGCCGCACACGGAGTTGATGAGGACAAGCGTGGTGCCCGGACGGCGGAATGCCGCATCGACGTCTTCCGGCGTGCGCAGCTCTTCAAATCCGGCTTCGACCGCTTCACGCCGCGCTTGTTCGACGATGTCGTGATAGAGCGGAAATTGAAATTGGAACATCTCAACACCTCCTTCGATTTTCCTTTATCATATCACAGTTCACCGCTCTGCTTCCGTTCATACGCTTCGATCAGCTCGCGGACGGCGGCGGTGACCGGCTTGGCGCCGGAAATGACGCTGTTCTCGAGCATCGGAAGCTTCTCTTTCACGATCGGGTCGGCGAAAAAGCGCGTTTCGATATATTCTTTGATCATGGCGTGCATCCAGTCTTTTTGCTGCTGGCGGCGGCGGTCAAAAAAGACGCCGGATCGCTTCGTCGTCTCGACGAACGCCTGGATGACGCGCCACATGTCGGCGATCCCTTCGCCCAACAGCGCCGAGCATGTGTATGCTTTCGTCTCCCAGCCGGGCGTGGCCGGGCGGAGGTAATGGAGAAACTGGTTGTATTCGTTTTGCGCCATCCGCGCTTTTTCTTTATTATCGCCGTCCGCCTTGTTGATGACGATGGCGTCGACCAGCTCCATGATGCCGCGCTTCATGCCTTGCAGCTCATCGCCGGCGCCGGTTAAGGCGAGCAGCAGGAAAAAGTCAACCATCCCGCGGACGACAAACTCGCTTTGCCCGACGCCGACCGTCTCGACGAGGATGATGTCATAGCCGGCCGCTTCGCACAGCATCATCGTCTCGCGCGTTTTCCGATGCACGCCGCCAAGCGCCCCACCGGATGGAGATGGACGGATGAAGGCGTGCGGATGGCGGGCAAGCGCCTCCATCCGCGTTTTGTCGCCAAGGATGCTGCCGCCGGTCAATGAGCTTGTCGGGTCGACGGCTAACACCGCGACGCGGTGCCCTTGCTCGCATAAAAACGTGCCAAACGCTTCAATGAACGTGCTTTTTCCCGCCCCCGGCACGCCGGTGATGCCGATGCGGATCGAACAGCCGACGTGCGGGAGCAGTTCATTGAGCACTTGCTGGGCAAGATCCATATGCCTAGACGCATTGCTTTCGACAAGCGTAATCGCCTGCGCCAAAATGGTGCGGTCGCCGGCGAGCACCCCTTGGACGTACTCTTCGACCGACCGCTCTTTCCGTCTCACGACCCGCTTTGGCGCCGGCGGGCGCTCGGCTTGCACGTACGACGACAAGCCATTGTCGTCCGCCCATTCCGGGCGCCGCGGCTGCCCGTCCGAAGCTGCGCTCTGGCCGCTTTCCTGTTCCCGCCGTTTCTCTTCCCCGCTCATGGGTTCACTTCCTCATAGCCAAGCCGGGCGTAAATTTCCTCCAACACCTTTTCCGCTGACTCCGGAATCACGGTTCCCGGCCCGAAGATGGCGGCGGC includes the following:
- a CDS encoding BrxA/BrxB family bacilliredoxin → MFQFQFPLYHDIVEQARREAVEAGFEELRTPEDVDAAFRRPGTTLVLINSVCGCAGGIARPAAAHAVHYDKRPDHLVTVFAGQDKEATARAREYFVGEPPSSPSFALLKDGKLCAMLHRHDIEGHEPVAVVQKLQALFDEYCEEV
- the meaB gene encoding methylmalonyl Co-A mutase-associated GTPase MeaB — translated: MSGEEKRREQESGQSAASDGQPRRPEWADDNGLSSYVQAERPPAPKRVVRRKERSVEEYVQGVLAGDRTILAQAITLVESNASRHMDLAQQVLNELLPHVGCSIRIGITGVPGAGKSTFIEAFGTFLCEQGHRVAVLAVDPTSSLTGGSILGDKTRMEALARHPHAFIRPSPSGGALGGVHRKTRETMMLCEAAGYDIILVETVGVGQSEFVVRGMVDFFLLLALTGAGDELQGMKRGIMELVDAIVINKADGDNKEKARMAQNEYNQFLHYLRPATPGWETKAYTCSALLGEGIADMWRVIQAFVETTKRSGVFFDRRRQQQKDWMHAMIKEYIETRFFADPIVKEKLPMLENSVISGAKPVTAAVRELIEAYERKQSGEL